A stretch of DNA from Bacillaceae bacterium S4-13-56:
AAACTGCTTCACATCAATTCCTGTTTTCTCAACAAATTTATCCACCCTGTACTGTAGTGAATTGCGGTGCATATACAATTTTTTGGCTGCTAATGTAGCATTTGAATTACACTCTAAAAATATTTGGATAGTTTTTAAAAGGTCAGGGTCATCTTCCACTTCTCGAAATATACTCATATACAGAAAATTGGCATCTTCTGCATCTATTGAATTCAAAAAAAGATATGGAATAACATCTATATGAGTAGCTACATCCTTTTTCACAGTGGACAGGGATAGCTGATAACACTTCTTCGCCCATTGGAAGGAAGAATACCCTTGGTCGATGGAATAAAACATTTCACTAATATAGATTTTTATTTTAATAAAAAAATCACTCATTAAAATATCGACGATTGCATCATAACTCACTGGCTCGTGGGATGTCTCATCAAACTCCTCAATAATAATCCCCTCTCCTTCATTTTCCCACAATACGGGCATATCCTTGGCAAACAGGCTTTTTAAAGCTTCTTTGAATGTGTCTACATCTATATCACCGTCTGATAAGGAGAAAAAAACAAATCGGAAGGAGTTCACTCCTTCAAACTTTGTTAATTCTTTATCTGATTGCAGATTGTATAGAAGATCCCACCATTGTGTTTCATTCTTTGTATAGTTGGGATGATAATTGCGATATTTTTTTAAAAAGGTACTAAGCAATAACTTGTCTGATTTGGAAAGATCTGAATTTGCTATTCCAATAATCGTATGATCTGGCAACTCAAACCATTCATATTCTTCATCTGTACTTTTTAATTCATCTG
This window harbors:
- a CDS encoding helix-turn-helix domain-containing protein codes for the protein MIENLKNLFPSLIIQGSDELKSTDEEYEWFELPDHTIIGIANSDLSKSDKLLLSTFLKKYRNYHPNYTKNETQWWDLLYNLQSDKELTKFEGVNSFRFVFFSLSDGDIDVDTFKEALKSLFAKDMPVLWENEGEGIIIEEFDETSHEPVSYDAIVDILMSDFFIKIKIYISEMFYSIDQGYSSFQWAKKCYQLSLSTVKKDVATHIDVIPYLFLNSIDAEDANFLYMSIFREVEDDPDLLKTIQIFLECNSNATLAAKKLYMHRNSLQYRVDKFVEKTGIDVKQFRGAMTTYLALLIGNLKGIR